A stretch of Alkalicella caledoniensis DNA encodes these proteins:
- a CDS encoding acetate/propionate family kinase, giving the protein MKILVVNCGSSSLKYQLVDMNGEQVLAKGLVERIGLDGSLLVHEKGDEDKVKLPNEIPNHKIAIGLVIDTLVDPNLGVLSDIKEIEAVGHRVVHAGEEFAGSVLITDAVMNALNKCIELAPLHNPPNIMGIEACAEVLPGVKQVGVFDTAFHQTMPKKSFLYGLPYEAYENHSVRRYGFHGTSHKYVAQEAAKMLGKDIADLKIITCHLGNGASVAAIDGGISVDTSMGFTPLEGLVMGTRCGDIDPAIIPFIMNKEGLDINGVNDYLNKKSGVLGISGVSSDFRDIENAAGQGNERAQLALDIFAQRVKKYIGAYAAVLGGVDAVVFTAGLGENSPETRETVLADFEFLGIEIDTAKNKVRGKATNFSKDGSKVQALVIPTNEELMIARDTQSIVK; this is encoded by the coding sequence TTGAAAATTTTAGTTGTAAATTGTGGAAGTTCATCTCTAAAATATCAATTAGTTGATATGAATGGAGAGCAAGTATTAGCAAAAGGTTTAGTAGAGAGGATTGGGCTTGATGGCTCCCTTTTAGTACATGAAAAAGGTGACGAGGACAAAGTCAAATTACCAAACGAGATTCCTAACCATAAAATAGCTATAGGTCTAGTAATTGACACTTTGGTAGATCCAAACTTGGGTGTACTATCAGATATTAAGGAGATTGAAGCAGTTGGTCACCGCGTTGTTCATGCTGGTGAAGAGTTTGCAGGTTCAGTTTTAATTACAGACGCAGTAATGAATGCACTAAACAAATGTATTGAATTAGCACCACTACATAACCCACCAAACATTATGGGAATTGAAGCTTGTGCTGAAGTACTACCAGGTGTTAAACAAGTAGGTGTATTTGATACAGCTTTCCATCAAACTATGCCAAAGAAATCTTTCCTTTACGGATTGCCATATGAGGCTTATGAAAACCACTCTGTTAGAAGATATGGTTTCCATGGTACTTCCCATAAATATGTTGCTCAAGAAGCAGCTAAAATGCTTGGAAAAGATATTGCAGACCTGAAAATTATAACATGCCACTTAGGCAATGGTGCCAGTGTTGCGGCAATAGATGGTGGAATTTCAGTGGACACCTCCATGGGCTTTACACCTCTAGAAGGTTTAGTTATGGGAACAAGATGTGGAGATATAGATCCAGCAATAATTCCTTTTATTATGAACAAAGAGGGATTAGATATAAATGGAGTAAATGATTACCTTAACAAAAAATCAGGTGTTTTAGGAATATCAGGTGTTAGCAGTGACTTTAGGGATATCGAAAACGCAGCAGGACAAGGTAACGAAAGAGCTCAGCTTGCTTTAGATATTTTTGCTCAAAGGGTCAAGAAATATATTGGTGCATACGCCGCTGTTTTAGGTGGAGTTGACGCAGTTGTATTTACTGCAGGTCTTGGTGAAAACTCTCCAGAAACTAGAGAAACTGTGTTAGCTGATTTTGAATTTTTAGGTATTGAAATTGACACTGCTAAAAATAAAGTACGTGGAAAAGCTACTAACTTCTCAAAAGATGGAAGTAAGGTTCAAGCATTAGTAATTCCTACAAATGAAGAATTAATGATTGCAAGGGATACTCAAAGTATCGTAAAATAA
- a CDS encoding YceD family protein encodes MNENIAPIINLGDINKCPKQKKQYSFLLDQTDIPLDLPGVKLDGPVTADLTVQNSDGIFELFGQLSAKLKLNCGRCLVEIIKDVDYHMSEKFIVGKNQKHDDEDIIVLEKEQLNLLDYIAEGIEFAIDSKVVCKEDCLGLCPGCGCDLNKGSCTCDLENIDPRMAVLKNLLKK; translated from the coding sequence GTGAATGAAAATATTGCTCCAATAATCAATCTTGGGGATATCAACAAATGTCCAAAACAGAAAAAACAGTATAGTTTCTTATTAGATCAAACTGATATACCACTGGATTTGCCAGGGGTGAAATTAGATGGTCCAGTTACGGCTGACTTAACTGTTCAGAATTCTGATGGTATATTTGAACTTTTTGGCCAACTATCAGCTAAACTTAAATTAAATTGTGGAAGATGTTTAGTAGAAATAATTAAAGACGTCGATTACCATATGTCTGAAAAATTTATAGTTGGAAAAAACCAAAAACATGATGACGAAGATATTATTGTATTAGAGAAGGAGCAGTTAAATCTTTTAGATTATATTGCAGAGGGTATAGAATTTGCAATTGATTCTAAAGTGGTTTGCAAAGAGGACTGTTTAGGTCTATGTCCAGGTTGTGGATGTGACTTAAATAAAGGGAGCTGTACGTGTGATCTTGAAAACATAGATCCTAGAATGGCAGTTTTGAAGAACCTACTTAAAAAGTAG
- the rpmF gene encoding 50S ribosomal protein L32: MAVPKRRHSKARQAKRRANWKLELPSSMACPQCHQPKLPHRVCPECGHYKGKQVVAK; this comes from the coding sequence ATGGCAGTACCTAAAAGAAGACATTCCAAAGCTCGTCAAGCTAAGAGAAGAGCTAACTGGAAACTAGAATTACCATCAAGTATGGCATGTCCACAATGTCATCAACCAAAATTACCACATAGAGTTTGCCCAGAATGTGGTCATTACAAAGGTAAACAAGTAGTTGCGAAATAA
- the fapR gene encoding transcription factor FapR, translating to MARGNKNKKQRHQDLLKIIEENPFLTDEKLAENFKVSIQTIRLDRLELGIAELRERTRTMAQDAYSDLKSIDQQELIGDLLSIDLGKRAISILQTTDQMIFQKNQIVRGHYIFGQANSLAVAVIDARTALTKEAHVKYLKPVYEGERLVAVADVIEQSGDKFTVEVKTTSEGKTVFQGKFTVVVIGEV from the coding sequence GTGGCAAGGGGTAATAAAAATAAAAAACAGCGTCATCAAGACCTTTTGAAGATAATAGAAGAGAATCCATTTCTTACAGATGAGAAACTTGCAGAAAATTTTAAGGTCTCCATTCAGACAATACGCCTTGATAGATTAGAACTAGGCATTGCCGAACTTAGGGAAAGAACTAGAACTATGGCTCAGGATGCATATTCAGACCTTAAATCCATAGATCAGCAAGAACTCATTGGCGATTTGTTATCCATAGACCTTGGGAAAAGAGCAATTTCAATATTGCAGACAACTGATCAAATGATCTTCCAAAAAAATCAGATTGTCAGAGGCCATTACATATTTGGGCAAGCTAACTCTTTAGCAGTTGCAGTGATTGATGCTAGGACAGCACTGACAAAAGAGGCCCACGTTAAATATTTGAAACCCGTTTACGAAGGGGAAAGACTTGTGGCTGTAGCAGATGTTATAGAGCAATCAGGAGATAAATTTACTGTAGAAGTAAAAACTACCAGTGAAGGTAAGACTGTTTTTCAAGGTAAATTCACAGTGGTGGTTATAGGGGAGGTATAA
- the plsX gene encoding phosphate acyltransferase PlsX produces MKIALDVMGGDNAPYSIIDGGLDALKEDNEIYIFFVGPKETIEEHIASKNFSGISGRYEIIDAQDVITNDDKPVEAVRVKKESSLVKAVTLVKSGLADSVVTAGNTGAFMAAGFFVLGRIKGISRPALAPIFPAQGGRHTVVLDIGANMDATSENLVQYAKMGSIYAEAVFRIEKPKVGLLNIGVEEGKGNEVTKAAYELLKNETDINFIGNVEAREVPMGAADVIVCDGFVGNVMLKFMEGLASSIFSTLKEELTAGFFRKLGALTLKPAFNGFKKKMDYSEHGGAPLLGVKGACVKSHGSSDAKAIKNAILKQGKGMVKEGVLKKFNKGI; encoded by the coding sequence GTGAAAATAGCTTTGGATGTTATGGGTGGAGATAATGCTCCATATTCCATAATTGACGGTGGACTTGATGCATTGAAGGAAGATAATGAAATTTACATATTTTTTGTAGGACCTAAGGAAACCATCGAAGAACATATAGCATCAAAGAATTTTTCCGGTATTTCTGGGAGGTATGAGATAATTGATGCCCAGGACGTAATAACAAATGATGACAAACCAGTGGAAGCTGTGAGAGTCAAGAAAGAATCTTCATTGGTTAAAGCTGTCACTTTAGTAAAATCAGGTTTAGCTGACTCTGTTGTAACTGCAGGAAACACAGGCGCCTTTATGGCTGCTGGATTCTTTGTTTTAGGCCGAATCAAAGGTATTTCTAGGCCAGCATTGGCTCCTATATTCCCAGCACAAGGTGGTAGACATACAGTCGTATTAGACATAGGTGCAAATATGGATGCAACTAGTGAAAATTTAGTTCAATATGCTAAAATGGGCAGTATTTACGCAGAAGCTGTATTTAGGATAGAGAAACCTAAGGTAGGACTATTAAACATTGGAGTTGAAGAAGGGAAAGGAAATGAAGTAACTAAAGCTGCCTATGAATTACTGAAAAATGAAACAGATATAAACTTTATCGGTAATGTTGAAGCAAGGGAAGTGCCCATGGGTGCAGCTGACGTAATAGTTTGTGATGGTTTTGTGGGGAATGTTATGCTTAAATTCATGGAAGGGTTGGCATCTTCTATTTTTTCTACCCTAAAAGAAGAGCTAACAGCAGGATTTTTTAGAAAACTAGGAGCTCTAACCCTAAAACCTGCTTTCAATGGTTTTAAGAAAAAGATGGACTACTCAGAACACGGAGGAGCACCACTTTTAGGTGTTAAAGGTGCATGTGTTAAGAGCCATGGCTCCTCAGATGCAAAGGCAATAAAAAATGCTATTTTAAAACAAGGAAAGGGGATGGTAAAAGAAGGAGTGCTAAAGAAGTTTAATAAAGGCATATAA
- a CDS encoding DegV family protein: protein MAIKLVVDSTADLSQEIIDRYDIQVVPLNVHFGEELYKDGVDLNTETFFEKLKGSKVMPRTSQPSPGDFHKIYTSLLAEGHSVISIHISANLSGTYQSATIAKNMLSDADITIIDSKSASLGLGLIAYQCAKLIEEGEKDTRTITALINNIIEDQIIYFGVDTLEFLQKNGRIGKASALIGTLLNVKPILTLNEEGIVAPAGKVRGKNKVIPYLVDKAVEKFGNEEVNIAIAHALSEDQRDALLSTAKEKLNVVDVLEGNIGSVIGTNAGPGVIAIVVHKRSAI, encoded by the coding sequence ATGGCAATTAAACTGGTAGTTGATAGTACAGCTGATTTATCTCAAGAGATCATTGACAGGTATGACATTCAAGTTGTACCACTTAATGTTCACTTCGGTGAAGAGCTATATAAAGACGGTGTTGACTTAAATACAGAAACTTTTTTTGAGAAACTAAAGGGTTCAAAGGTTATGCCTAGAACATCCCAACCATCTCCAGGAGATTTTCACAAAATTTACACATCCTTATTAGCAGAAGGTCACTCTGTAATCTCTATCCATATTTCTGCTAACTTAAGTGGAACTTATCAGTCGGCCACCATTGCTAAAAACATGCTTTCTGATGCTGATATTACGATTATTGATTCTAAATCTGCGTCCCTAGGTCTAGGCCTTATTGCCTATCAATGCGCAAAACTTATTGAAGAAGGTGAAAAAGATACTAGGACCATTACTGCACTTATTAATAATATTATTGAGGATCAAATAATCTATTTCGGTGTTGATACACTGGAGTTTCTACAAAAAAATGGTAGAATCGGCAAGGCTTCAGCACTTATTGGAACATTGCTTAATGTAAAACCAATTTTAACACTAAATGAAGAAGGTATTGTAGCACCTGCTGGAAAGGTCCGTGGGAAAAATAAAGTTATACCATATTTAGTTGATAAAGCAGTTGAAAAGTTTGGTAATGAAGAGGTAAATATTGCAATAGCCCATGCTTTATCTGAAGATCAAAGGGATGCTCTTTTGAGTACAGCTAAGGAAAAATTAAATGTAGTGGACGTCTTAGAAGGAAATATAGGTAGTGTAATAGGCACAAATGCAGGGCCAGGTGTAATCGCTATAGTTGTACATAAAAGAAGTGCCATTTAG
- the acpP gene encoding acyl carrier protein, producing MNVFDKVKKIVVEHTSVSEDSVTLEASFQDDLDLDSLDIMDLLMVLEEEFDVQIPDEELQKMKTVGDVVSYISENIE from the coding sequence ATGAATGTATTCGATAAAGTTAAGAAAATTGTAGTTGAACATACCAGTGTTAGCGAAGATTCAGTAACATTAGAAGCGAGCTTTCAAGATGATCTAGACCTAGACTCCCTTGATATCATGGATTTACTTATGGTATTAGAAGAAGAATTTGACGTGCAAATACCAGACGAAGAACTACAGAAAATGAAAACTGTAGGTGATGTAGTTAGCTATATCAGTGAAAATATAGAATAA
- the rnc gene encoding ribonuclease III, with the protein MLKIENLLTAYSIPFSRKQRFVQAFTHTSYAFEKNLGLKGHNERLEFLGDAVLELIISKYLYSFTTEITEGEMTRLRAQIVCEQSLVKAAKRLNFGEYLLLGKGEEKTGGRKKPSILADTFEAFVGALYLEIGFDSCYDIVVDILKTEINEAFIKGETDYKTQLQEYVQKNGVNQLQYKVVKETGPDHEKEFTTSVYLDGQIIGSGVGKSKKQAEQSAAQKALEKFIDN; encoded by the coding sequence ATGTTAAAAATAGAGAATTTACTAACCGCATACAGCATTCCCTTTTCAAGAAAACAAAGATTTGTTCAAGCGTTTACTCATACGTCTTATGCATTTGAAAAAAATTTAGGGCTAAAGGGGCATAATGAACGCTTAGAATTTTTAGGTGATGCAGTGCTAGAACTTATAATAAGTAAATATCTGTACTCTTTTACCACAGAGATAACAGAGGGTGAAATGACCAGACTCAGAGCCCAAATAGTATGTGAACAGTCTTTGGTGAAAGCAGCAAAACGCTTGAATTTTGGTGAGTACTTACTGCTAGGAAAAGGGGAAGAAAAAACTGGTGGTAGGAAAAAACCATCTATTCTTGCTGATACTTTTGAAGCTTTTGTTGGTGCACTTTACTTAGAAATAGGATTTGATAGCTGTTACGACATTGTTGTGGATATACTGAAAACGGAGATTAACGAGGCATTTATAAAAGGTGAAACAGACTACAAAACTCAGTTACAAGAGTATGTCCAGAAAAATGGCGTAAATCAGTTGCAATATAAGGTTGTAAAAGAAACAGGTCCAGACCATGAAAAGGAGTTTACCACTTCCGTATACTTAGATGGACAAATAATAGGATCTGGGGTAGGTAAGAGCAAAAAACAAGCAGAACAATCGGCTGCACAAAAAGCTTTAGAGAAATTCATAGACAATTAA
- the smc gene encoding chromosome segregation protein SMC: MFLKKIELNGFKSFANKTEFDINKGITAVVGPNGSGKSNIIDGIKWVLGEQSAKTLRGAKMEDVIFAGSDSKRQKNYAEVSLTFDNNDKKLNLDYSEITITRRIFRDGESEYFINKTNCRLKDIHELFMDTGIGREAYSIISQGQVEEVLSSRPEEKRIIFEEAAGIVKYKNKKKESLKKLEETEQNLTRVDDILYQHEQDMPQVKEQAEKAKKYKDLKDKLKGLEVSLVLNKIESLEKQYEDAGSQISLYKNQQNDIFRAFELTEENHQQIILESKQIDDQLNRLRNEEIDLLKNLEESKYTIQLNTQQIEDGKRRIEAMGFECAEIENEISENEKQNSTLDVKLNEAQLSLSSEKESLHNKENNINILIEEIDTRKKEIDELKEKVIDILNETATLRNEIKNLEANVQRLEGSIEKKDREEQALILRKSTIQLKLDDYNNKINDLNGKIKDKENTLVVLNASTKKLLSDITQRKSVKESKLSNINELSSKIKALNHLEASFAGYNIGPKEVLKKYQKNPNLKGSVAQLITVPDYLAGAIEIALGSSLQYIVVEDDIFASQAVDYLKSNKLGRATFLPLNTVKGSTIDVNIDKGVIGVASKLIDFNPIYSGIINFLLGRIIIVDNIKNGLTLARTLNYKYRIVSLDGEVINAGGSITGGKYSTKSTGLLQRSVEIEQLKKDCDTHQDQYKIITQELSFLEEEYNNTLKISKDNEIILNKMREESRDLNQQILLNKQEIKGIQEHIDLLEQEKKYVNNERTSILDNIQRNNILLEEKKTQQSSLSNQITKLNNLNTNKIDDYESLKSKAVSKQITIVSLEQEIQSLKKQKVIIQQGYKRNTEKLKTNLGQMEKLNIDLKEKESVSQKAKSKQMELEERKILQSQKQKKYQSIKTEIEEKLSISSNKIKDLTESKEHLISKINNFNLKKSKILMELDGCTEKLLSEYFLTVGEAKDSYSSSLVVNERDCQKQVNILREDLKGIGEVNLGAIEEYNRVTQKMDFLQQQKDDLNKAKLDLKKIIFEMDKQMATQFESSFERIKESFSEVFKKLFNGGRGYLRLTEPDNILESGVEIFAQPPGKKLQSMMLLSGGEKALTAIALLFAILITKPSPFCVLDEIEASLDEANVDRFGAYLKEMATESQFIVVTHRKGTMESADILYGITMEEFGISKQISVNLNNDNENSKKVG, from the coding sequence ATGTTTTTAAAAAAAATTGAACTTAATGGATTTAAATCTTTCGCTAATAAAACAGAGTTTGATATAAATAAAGGCATTACTGCTGTAGTGGGGCCAAACGGTAGTGGAAAAAGTAATATTATCGACGGTATCAAATGGGTTTTAGGGGAGCAAAGTGCCAAAACCCTTAGAGGCGCAAAAATGGAAGATGTAATTTTTGCTGGATCCGATAGTAAGAGACAAAAAAACTATGCTGAGGTTTCCTTAACCTTTGACAATAACGATAAAAAACTAAACTTAGACTACTCTGAGATAACCATAACTAGAAGAATATTTAGAGATGGAGAAAGTGAATATTTTATTAACAAGACTAATTGCCGTCTAAAGGACATACATGAGCTTTTTATGGATACTGGTATAGGGCGGGAAGCATATTCTATAATAAGCCAGGGCCAGGTAGAAGAAGTGTTAAGTAGTAGACCTGAAGAAAAGAGGATAATTTTCGAAGAAGCTGCTGGAATTGTTAAATATAAAAATAAAAAGAAAGAAAGTTTGAAAAAACTTGAGGAAACAGAACAGAATCTTACAAGGGTAGATGATATCCTTTATCAACATGAACAGGACATGCCCCAAGTTAAGGAACAGGCAGAAAAGGCAAAGAAGTACAAAGATCTCAAGGATAAGCTTAAAGGGCTAGAAGTGTCTTTAGTATTAAATAAAATTGAATCATTAGAAAAGCAATACGAAGATGCTGGTAGTCAGATTAGCCTTTATAAAAATCAACAAAATGACATATTTCGAGCCTTTGAACTAACTGAAGAAAACCATCAGCAGATAATCCTTGAATCTAAACAAATTGATGATCAACTCAATAGGTTGAGAAATGAAGAAATTGACCTTCTAAAAAACCTTGAAGAGTCTAAATATACAATCCAACTGAATACACAACAAATAGAAGATGGTAAAAGAAGAATAGAGGCTATGGGTTTTGAATGTGCTGAGATTGAAAATGAAATATCGGAAAATGAAAAGCAAAACAGTACATTAGATGTTAAATTAAATGAAGCTCAATTGAGTTTGAGTTCCGAAAAAGAGTCACTACATAATAAAGAAAATAATATTAACATTCTCATTGAAGAAATAGATACGAGAAAAAAAGAGATAGATGAGCTTAAAGAAAAGGTTATTGATATCTTAAATGAAACAGCTACATTGAGAAATGAAATTAAAAATCTTGAGGCAAATGTTCAAAGGCTTGAAGGGAGCATTGAGAAAAAGGATAGGGAAGAACAAGCCCTTATACTTAGAAAATCCACTATTCAACTTAAGCTAGATGATTATAACAATAAGATAAATGATTTAAACGGTAAAATAAAAGACAAAGAAAACACTTTAGTAGTGCTTAACGCTTCTACAAAAAAACTTTTATCTGATATCACCCAGAGAAAATCTGTTAAAGAAAGTAAACTCTCTAACATAAATGAACTAAGTTCAAAGATAAAGGCATTAAATCATTTAGAAGCTTCCTTTGCAGGTTATAATATTGGACCTAAAGAAGTATTAAAGAAATACCAGAAAAATCCTAACCTAAAAGGCTCTGTAGCACAACTAATTACAGTTCCAGATTATTTAGCAGGAGCCATTGAGATAGCACTGGGTAGTAGTTTGCAATATATAGTTGTAGAAGATGACATTTTCGCATCTCAAGCTGTTGATTACCTTAAATCTAACAAGTTAGGCAGGGCTACTTTCTTACCACTTAACACAGTAAAAGGAAGTACTATAGATGTAAATATAGATAAGGGTGTTATAGGAGTGGCCTCTAAACTAATTGATTTTAATCCTATATACTCTGGTATAATAAACTTTTTGTTAGGAAGAATTATAATAGTTGATAATATAAAAAATGGCCTTACTCTAGCAAGAACTCTTAATTATAAGTATAGAATAGTATCATTAGATGGAGAGGTAATAAATGCAGGAGGTTCTATAACTGGCGGTAAATACAGTACAAAATCAACAGGGCTCCTGCAAAGAAGTGTAGAAATCGAGCAACTTAAAAAAGACTGTGATACACATCAAGACCAATACAAAATAATAACACAGGAACTTTCTTTCCTTGAAGAAGAATATAACAATACTCTAAAAATCAGTAAAGACAATGAAATCATACTAAATAAAATGAGGGAAGAGTCAAGGGACCTAAATCAACAGATTTTACTAAATAAACAAGAAATAAAAGGTATTCAAGAGCATATTGATTTACTAGAACAGGAAAAAAAGTATGTGAACAATGAAAGAACCAGTATACTTGATAACATACAACGAAATAATATTTTGCTAGAAGAGAAAAAAACACAGCAAAGTAGCCTAAGTAACCAAATCACTAAACTAAACAATTTGAACACAAATAAAATTGATGACTACGAATCATTAAAATCAAAGGCTGTAAGTAAGCAAATAACCATAGTTTCTTTAGAACAAGAAATTCAATCCCTTAAAAAACAAAAAGTTATAATTCAACAAGGGTACAAAAGAAACACAGAAAAACTCAAGACTAACTTAGGGCAAATGGAAAAGCTAAACATTGACCTGAAAGAAAAAGAATCTGTTTCACAAAAAGCTAAATCTAAACAAATGGAATTAGAAGAAAGAAAAATACTTCAAAGCCAAAAACAAAAGAAATATCAATCAATCAAAACTGAAATTGAAGAAAAACTTAGTATATCTAGCAATAAGATCAAAGATCTTACTGAGAGTAAAGAGCATCTTATTTCAAAAATTAATAATTTCAACCTAAAAAAATCTAAAATACTAATGGAGTTGGATGGCTGTACAGAAAAACTCCTTAGCGAATACTTTTTAACTGTAGGAGAAGCTAAAGATTCATATAGCAGCTCTTTGGTGGTCAATGAACGGGATTGTCAAAAACAGGTTAACATTCTAAGGGAAGACCTAAAAGGTATAGGAGAGGTTAATTTAGGGGCCATTGAAGAATACAATCGCGTAACTCAGAAAATGGATTTTTTACAGCAGCAAAAGGATGATCTTAACAAAGCTAAACTTGACCTTAAAAAGATAATTTTTGAAATGGACAAACAAATGGCCACACAATTTGAATCGTCCTTCGAAAGGATTAAAGAAAGCTTTAGTGAGGTCTTTAAAAAACTGTTCAACGGTGGAAGGGGATATTTAAGACTTACTGAACCAGATAATATCCTAGAAAGTGGCGTAGAGATTTTCGCTCAACCTCCTGGGAAAAAGCTGCAGTCCATGATGCTGTTATCTGGTGGGGAGAAGGCTTTGACAGCCATCGCTTTATTATTTGCAATTCTTATAACCAAACCTTCACCTTTTTGTGTATTAGATGAGATAGAGGCCTCACTAGATGAAGCCAATGTTGACAGATTTGGTGCATATCTAAAGGAGATGGCTACTGAGAGTCAGTTCATTGTAGTAACACACAGAAAAGGTACCATGGAAAGTGCGGATATACTATATGGAATTACCATGGAGGAATTTGGTATTTCTAAGCAGATATCAGTTAATCTTAATAATGATAATGAAAACAGTAAAAAGGTGGGGTAG
- the ftsY gene encoding signal recognition particle-docking protein FtsY, which produces MSLLNKLKTSLNKTRTNLIGGIDRVLTSFKKPDEEFFEEMEDVLLSADVGIKTTMELIDELRDHCKNNKILSADDIKDFFKKNLAEHFSSQNNELSVAEGGPTVILVCGVNGVGKTTTIGKLTNVLKADGKKVLLVAADTFRAAAIEQLKIWGERNKVDVISHQMGSDPSAVIFDGMQAAKSRKVDYVICDTAGRLHSKVNLMEELKKIKRVIQKEIPNGPHESLLVLDGTTGQNAIMQANAFKEATDLTGVVLTKLDGTAKGGIVIAINRELNIPIKYIGIGEQIDDLKPFNGSEFADALFD; this is translated from the coding sequence ATGTCATTACTTAATAAACTAAAAACAAGTTTAAATAAGACTAGAACTAACTTAATAGGAGGTATTGATAGGGTATTAACATCTTTTAAAAAGCCTGACGAAGAATTCTTCGAAGAGATGGAAGATGTACTTTTATCAGCAGATGTAGGTATAAAAACAACTATGGAACTAATAGATGAGCTACGAGATCATTGTAAAAACAATAAAATACTCTCTGCTGATGACATAAAAGATTTTTTCAAAAAGAACCTTGCTGAACACTTTTCATCACAAAATAATGAGTTGTCAGTGGCAGAAGGTGGTCCTACTGTTATCTTGGTTTGTGGAGTGAATGGAGTTGGAAAAACAACAACCATTGGTAAATTAACTAATGTGTTAAAAGCAGATGGTAAAAAAGTACTTTTAGTAGCAGCAGATACATTCAGAGCAGCAGCAATTGAGCAGTTGAAGATATGGGGCGAAAGAAACAAGGTAGATGTCATAAGCCATCAAATGGGTAGTGACCCCAGCGCGGTGATATTTGATGGAATGCAAGCGGCCAAGTCGAGAAAAGTTGACTATGTAATCTGTGATACTGCAGGTAGATTACACTCAAAAGTTAATTTGATGGAAGAACTTAAGAAAATCAAGAGAGTAATACAAAAGGAAATTCCAAATGGGCCACATGAAAGCTTGCTAGTTCTTGATGGCACAACAGGTCAAAATGCTATTATGCAGGCAAATGCCTTTAAAGAGGCCACAGACTTAACAGGTGTTGTTCTGACAAAGCTTGATGGAACGGCAAAAGGCGGCATCGTAATAGCAATCAATAGAGAATTAAACATCCCCATTAAATATATTGGCATAGGGGAACAGATAGATGATCTTAAACCCTTTAACGGCTCGGAGTTTGCCGATGCCTTATTTGACTAA
- a CDS encoding RNA polymerase sigma factor, with amino-acid sequence MDALILQCKLGDIDAFNRLIEDYKDIALKMAIQLTGSIHEAEDIIQEAFIKVYKHIKNFNGECSFTTWLYQIILNLYRDSCKKANKLSTISMEKIYDKIMNIQCPSLDFELKEIRESISQNINNLPDLTQKAILLKDYYGFSYQEISNMLECSIDSVKTRLYRGRKFLQENFHWS; translated from the coding sequence ATGGATGCTTTGATTTTACAGTGTAAATTAGGAGATATAGACGCTTTTAATAGGCTCATTGAGGACTATAAGGATATTGCGTTGAAAATGGCAATCCAACTAACAGGCAGTATCCATGAAGCAGAAGATATAATTCAAGAAGCGTTTATTAAAGTCTATAAGCACATAAAGAATTTTAATGGAGAGTGTAGTTTTACAACATGGCTGTATCAAATCATCTTAAATTTATATAGAGATAGCTGCAAAAAAGCTAACAAACTATCTACAATTTCTATGGAAAAAATTTATGACAAGATTATGAATATACAGTGTCCATCCCTTGATTTTGAATTAAAAGAAATAAGGGAGAGTATCTCGCAAAATATCAACAATCTACCTGATTTGACCCAAAAAGCAATATTATTAAAGGATTACTACGGGTTTTCATACCAAGAAATCTCTAATATGCTAGAATGCTCCATAGATTCTGTTAAGACAAGGTTATATAGGGGAAGAAAATTTTTACAAGAGAATTTTCACTGGAGTTGA
- the ylxM gene encoding YlxM family DNA-binding protein → MLDKVTHLNDLYDIYGQLLTQKQQHIFQMYYQDDLSLGEIAEQVNTSRQAVYDNLKRVANILESYETKLNLYKKDKDLSKILDRLEESIGSKNIEKSKELITLLKQNLG, encoded by the coding sequence ATGTTGGATAAAGTCACTCATTTAAATGATCTATATGATATATATGGGCAGCTGTTGACACAAAAGCAGCAGCATATATTTCAAATGTATTATCAAGATGACTTGTCACTAGGTGAAATAGCAGAGCAGGTAAACACTAGTAGACAGGCTGTGTATGACAACCTTAAGAGAGTAGCAAACATACTAGAAAGCTATGAAACAAAGCTTAACTTATATAAAAAAGATAAAGATCTAAGCAAAATTTTAGACAGGCTAGAAGAAAGTATAGGTAGTAAGAACATTGAAAAATCAAAAGAGCTAATTACTCTTTTAAAACAGAATCTGGGGTGA